Below is a window of Pseudodesulfovibrio sp. 5S69 DNA.
CCGGCGCAGTTGTCGTAGACCGGCACCCGGCTGGGCAGGGCGCCCGGCTCGGGCTCGCGCGGGGGCACGGGAAAGATGTTGTAGTCCGCGGACTGCATGCCGTAGGGCGGGACGGCGGCGGTGATCCGGCAGCCCACGGAGCCGATGTCGTCGCGGCCGCGCACCGGGCCGAGCAGACGCAGGAGCCAGTCGCCCGGCAGAAAGATGTCGTCGTCCAGGAAAGCGGCCCAGCGGGCCTCGCGCACCCCGGGCAACGACAGCAGCCAGTTGCGCGCGGCGGGCGCGCCCACGTTGATCGGCAGGGTCTCGATGCGGAAGCGGTCTGCGCCGAACCGCTGGGCGGCGCGGGCCAGGACGCGGTCCGTGTGGTCCGTGGACCCGTTGTTCAGGGCGAACACGCGGGCCCGGCCGATGTCGCTCGCCAGCACGGATTCCAGGGTCTCGGCCAGGAGGTCCGCCTTGTTCCAGGAGTAGACCAGCACGGCCGCCTCGGCGCAGTCCTCCGGTTTGGCCACGGGCGTGGGACGGAAGAGGTCGTGCAGCTTCAGGGTCAGGTTGACGTGCCAGGGGATGGCCTGCCACAGCCCGGCCAGGGCCCCCTTGGCCTCGCCGACGCGGCCCATGCGCAGCAGGGTCTCGCCGCCAGCATACGCACGCCACAGTCCCCAGACCGCCGGGTCGAGTCCCTCGATGACCGGCAGGGCCTCCTCGGGCGGCAGGCAGTGGAAGGCCCGGTCCGCCTCGAACCGCGCCTTGAGCGGCAGGCCGGCCTCGGGCCATTCGATCATGTCCAGGGCTGCCTTGGCGATCTCCGGCCTGCCCAGGTGGATGAGATCCTGCCAAATGAAGTGCAGCCAGCCCAGGCCCGTTTGCGGGTTGCCCAGGACCACGGCCAGGAAGCGCAGGATCAGCCCCCGGTCGTCCTGCCGGGCCAGTTCGTACCAGGTGTCCGCGGACTCGCCCTCTTCGGGGCGTTTCATGTCGGCGGCCAGGGCCATGAGCCGGGCCAGGGCGCGGTCCGCCTTGAGCCCGAGGTTGACCGCCTTGACCGCCCAGCGGGCCAGCTCCGGGTGGAGCGGATGGGCCTGCATGGACCACAGGGCCATGCCCACGGCCGCGTTCCGGCAGCCGGGGTTTTCCTCGCTCAGGAGGAACAGGCCGGGCAGCAGCCCGGCCAGGGCTTCGGGCAGCCCCATGCCCAACTGCCAGCCGGAAAAATGGCGTGCAAAGGCGGGCTCGATGGGTGCGCAGGGCGGCAGGGTGCGGGGGAAGGCGAAACGGTTCATAATGCTTGCCGATTAGCAGAAATTTTCGGCCTGGGCCAGTCAGCCGGACGCGGAAGCAAGGGCCTTGAGGTCGTCGAGGATGATCTTCGCGGCCCGGCCCGGCGCGCCGGGGTCGCCGACCATGGTGCGCAGAACCTTGAGTCCGTTCTTGACTTCGTCGTAGGCCTCGGGATCGTCCAGCCAGGACCGGGCGGTCCGGGCGAGGTTCTCGGGCGAGGCGTCCCTGCCGATGTACTCCGGGTAGATTTCGCGCCCCAGGATGAGGTTGGGCAGGGAGATGTACTGGACGTTGACGAGCATCCTCCCCACCAGTTCGGACAGGGGCGAGACCTTGTAGGCCACCAGCACCGGTGTGCCGATGAGCGCCGTCTCCAGGGTCACCGTGCCCGAGGCTGCCATGATGAATTTGCACGTCCGGAAGGTCTGGTAGCGCTCCTTCGGCGAGACGAAGGAGACCGGGATGTCCTCGGGCCACAGGGAGCGCAGCAGGAATTCGTCCATGCCCGGCG
It encodes the following:
- a CDS encoding glycosyltransferase family 2 protein, producing the protein MNRFAFPRTLPPCAPIEPAFARHFSGWQLGMGLPEALAGLLPGLFLLSEENPGCRNAAVGMALWSMQAHPLHPELARWAVKAVNLGLKADRALARLMALAADMKRPEEGESADTWYELARQDDRGLILRFLAVVLGNPQTGLGWLHFIWQDLIHLGRPEIAKAALDMIEWPEAGLPLKARFEADRAFHCLPPEEALPVIEGLDPAVWGLWRAYAGGETLLRMGRVGEAKGALAGLWQAIPWHVNLTLKLHDLFRPTPVAKPEDCAEAAVLVYSWNKADLLAETLESVLASDIGRARVFALNNGSTDHTDRVLARAAQRFGADRFRIETLPINVGAPAARNWLLSLPGVREARWAAFLDDDIFLPGDWLLRLLGPVRGRDDIGSVGCRITAAVPPYGMQSADYNIFPVPPREPEPGALPSRVPVYDNCAGTTDTGMFTYTRACLSVSGCCHLVNLRSIERTGPFDLRYTPSQFDDLDRDLRAGLDGTPALYVGGLAVRHVQHSSLAKSKTARQIGQVMGNKLKLDTKYSDEELIRLGRENRALLWHDLEQKSRFLVDRLGLKA